The DNA segment ATCTGGGGTGGGCCTCTTTAAAACGAAAGGATGGTCTTCAATTAAATTAGATATTATTTTTATTGCCTTATCGGCATCATCACTATATCTTATGCCAATTGTGTATTCAATCCTTCTTGCTATATTTGCACTAATATTTGTGATATTATTAGTGAATACTTTCTCATTTGGAATTCTTATGTAAAGACCATCATAGTTTCTTAGTATTGTTGACATAATTCCTATATCTTCAACGAATCCCTTCACTTGATCTATTTCCACCTGGCTTCCTATTTTGATGGGCCTCTCAGCCATTATGAATAATCCTGAAATAAGATTTCCGACTATACTCTGACTTGCAAATCCTATAACAATACCTGTTACTCCCCCTGCTACTAGAAGTCCTGATGTGTTGATCCCTAATATGGGGAGTGCTAAAATTACGGCTAAAATTATTATGCCATAGTAACTACCTTTTAGGAGGATTCCCAATCTATCTTTGTCAAACTTATCTCTAAGGTACCTCCTTAGAACCATTGAAAAGCCCTTTGCCAAGACTATTGAAAAAATAATCATCCCAATGGCAAAGATAAATGGGAAGATCCTATCTGTTTCTATAATTCCAATAGTCTTTGACAGTGTATCTAAGATTTCATCTAGATTCAAAGGCCTTCCTCCATAGTAAACTTCTTTTGTGAAACCGTAATCTTTGAAGGTTCAAATACCTCGAGTGCCTTCTTCATACCTCTTTTAACACCTGAATTAATAAATTCTGTTTCTGCAATCTTCTCACTTAGTATTTTCATATGGGCTCTCATTGAAACAAGGGCCACGTTAAAATAAACTTTCATTTCATGTGAATCAAAAACACTTTTTGTTATCTCAATCCAGTCATCGGTAGTATTTATCAGCTTAAGTTTCATCACACCATTAATCAATGGATTTAGATTATTAGGTAAGGATGTAAAAACAGGGCTTTTATGGTATTTACATATCACTCCGTTTCTTGGATCTCCATAGAGGGTATACTTTTGTTTTGCAAGGGTAAAAGTATCAAGGAGATCATAATTTTTTCTTCCAGATATGAAAACCCCAATATCTATAGGAAATGTTAGATAAATATTATTAGTATCTTTTGGCTCAACAAAAACCGATTTCTCAAATTCTATTAAAAGATATTGAGAAACCTGTTTATGGATTTTTTGAGCCTCTATTGGATTTATAATAATGCCGCAGTCTTTTGTTAGTAGAATTTTCTCTATCGATTCATTAGGGCTAGTTCTCTCATAACGAAGGGTATTACCATCTTTTTCAATCTGGAGATGGATACCTTCTTTTGAAATTCTAAGGGGATTTAGAGGTGATTTATAATATCCATACATGGCTATCGGTTATTCTATCTTTTCCTTTATGAGTTTTACCCTATAATTAATCTTCTGGCTCCATTAAATTCCCCAACGTTGAGGGGATTAGCTCAGGCAAAGCTGGATGGATATGGATTCCTTTGAAGATTGCCCTCATATCCATATTGTTTGCCATGACATTAATTACCTCTTGGATTAATATTGAAGCGTATGGACCAATTATATGGAATCCTAAAATCTTGTTATTCTCCTTATCAACTATAGCTTTAGCAAAAGTTTCTTCTTCTAGCATAGCAATTCCTTTTGCAACACTATTATACTTTGCATAACCTATCAATATTTTGTGACTCTTTTTTGCCTCACTTTCTCCAATTCCAACAGATGCAATTTCAGGGTATGAAAAGATAGCATGAGGTATGGCACTGTAATCCATTGGCACCTTCTTTTCATGAATGCTGTTATGCCATGCGTATACAGCTTCCTTGTTTGCAGAATGCCTGAACATGTATTTGCCTATAACATCACCAAAAGCCCAAATGTTTTCCTTTGAAGTTTTTAAATACTCATCTACTTTGATGTACCCCCTTGAATCTGTTTCAACTCCAGTATTTTGCACTTTTAATAGATCGGAATTTGGAACCCTTCCCCCCGCGACTAAGATCCTCTCTGCATTAACTTCAATAGTCTTTTCTGAATCTTTTACTTTTCCTATTACATTCACTAAGCCATCTTTTTGCAAAACCTCAATGACCTCAGTATTTGTGTGTATTTTCATTCTTTTTGACATTTCGTTTAATAGCAAATCTGAAATTTCAGGCTCTTCATTTGCCACAAGCCTTGAATTCCTTTGTATTATTGTTACTTCACTCCCCATTCCTGCTAGAAAATGACCAAACTCACAGGCAATATATCCGCCTCCTAAGACAACTACGCTTTTAGGAAGCTCGTTTAAATCAAGAATACTCTCATTTGTCAAATATTCTATTTTATCAAGCCCTTTAACATCGGGTATATGGGGTCTAGCACCAGCAGCAATGAATATCTTTTCACCTATTATCCTCTTTCCATCTACTTCAACTGTATAATCATCTACAAAGTAACCAGTTGACTCATAGAAGTCAAGATTCTTAGCTTGTTTTATACCCTCTCTCATACCATTTCTGTCTTCTGCAATTGAAGATCTCATTCTCTCCATTATTTCTCTAAAACGGATTTTAGTTATACTTGCCTCAACACCAAGTTTTTTTGAATTTTCTATTTCTGCCACCCTATCTGCAGGGAAAATAAGTAATTTTGAAGGTATACATCCTAAATTCAAGCATGTACCTCCAAGGGGCCCCTTATCTACTACAGCTACTTTATATCCACTTGAAAGAGCATCACTTGCCACACCCATTCCAGCTCCAGACCCAATAACTATTACATCGTATTTTTTCATATACTCTCCTCAATTGATTTTACAATATGTCAAAAATTAGTCTATAATTTATTATTAGTTTTTTCAATATAATAAAGTTTTGTTATTTCAATCCCTAAAATATTTAAGTTTAAACAAATAGAAGCTTATTGTATTGAGAAGGCGTTATAATGATTAAAATATTGGATACTTATTTTCCAGGAGTAATTGGTAGAATAACTAAGTTACATGCAGAATACTACTCTATGAATTGGGATTTTGATCTTTACTTTGAATCAAAAGTTGCAACTGAACTTTCGGAATTTTTAAATCGATTTGATAAAAATAGAGACGGGATCTGGACGGCACATGTGAACGATGAATTTGTCGGATCTATTATACTAGACGGAATAAACTCAGATGAAGAAGGGGCAAGGCTGAGATGGTTTATATTGGACCCAAATTATCAAGGTAGGGGTTTAGGAAATCTACTAATGGAGAAATCAGTTCTTTTCTGTAGAGAAAAAAACTATAGAAGAGTTTTCCTTTGGACTTTTGCAGGATTAGATGCTGCAAGACATCTATATGAAAAATTTGGATTCACAATATGCAAAGAGCATGAAGACGATCAATGGGGAAAAACAGTGACTGAGCAGATGTTTGAGCTATTTTTGTAAGAGGGAATATATTCTTTCTAGGCATTTAAGTAAAACATATAAGGTAGCCATTTCTATAGTAATTGTGGTGTCAATGAAAAATAAATTATTTCTGTCAGGGATATTGATATTAGGGCTGATCATTGCAGCTGCCGGCTGCATAGGCCAGGGAACAGAAAAAACAATTGTTATCGGTACAATGCCATATAATGAAGAATATATTCTTGGGCACATGATATCTTTGTTACTAGAAGATGCTGGGTATAAGACCGAAGTAAAAGAAGGGCTTGGAGGTACACTAATTAACTATGAAGCCTTAAAGAGGGGGCAAATTAATGTTTTTGTTGGCTATACTGGTGCCTTCTATAATACTGTTTTGAAACTACCCGCATTGGACAATTGGGATCCAAATGTAGTTTATAGTGAAGTTGAAAAAGGATTAAGAGATCAAGAAGGCATAACTGTCGTTACAAAACTTGGATTTAAGAATAACTATGCAATCTCTGTTCCAAGAACTTGGGCTGAGGAAAGGAATCTCACAAAGGTCAGTGAGCTTGAACCTTATGCACCATCTATGGTTCTTGGAACTGACATTGAGTACCCGACAGCTCCAGATGGGCTCCCAACATTTGAAAAAGCCTATGGATTTAAATTTAAAGATGTCAAATCAATGGAGCCAACCCTAGTATATGAAGCAATAAATAATAAACTAGTAGATGTCATCACCGGTTACACAACTGATAAGAGGGGTGAACTCTTTGACCTTGTTGTCTTAGAGGACGACAAAGGTGGGCTTTTACCATATGATGCAATAATTATAACAACTACTTCATTTGCCAAAGACGAAGCTGTGATAAGCATTCTTAAGAAACTTGAGGGAAGAATTGATGACAAAGCAATGGCGGACATGAACTATCAGTATGACATCGAAAAGAAAGAATCAAGGGATATCGCAAGGGCATTTTTAATCTCTCAAGGTCTAATTAAAAACTAATTATTTATTTTTTTAATTGGAGAGGATAAGACGAATAAATTTATTTCAAGTGAATGCTTGGACTCACTAAAGTTTGAACATGTGACAAAAATATACAAAGAATCAAAAGCCATAGATAATGTCTCATTTGAAATATGCAAGGGTGAGCTGTTTGTCATACTTGGGTCAAGTGGCTCTGGTAAGACCACAACTTTAAGATTGATCAATCGATTAATAGACCCAGATCAAGGAGCTATTTATCTAAACGGCCAAGATACTAAAGATATGGATCCGGTCAATCTTAGAAGAAGAATAGGGTATGTCATACAACAGATTGGTCTTTTCCCCCATATGACGGTCAAAGAAAATATAGGCCTAATCCCACGTTTAGAGAAATGGAAGGATCAAGATATTTCAAATAGAATCGACGAGTTACTATCTTTAGTTGCTTTGCCTCCTGACCTATTTAGGTCTCGCTATCCAAATCAACTTAGTGGAGGCCAACAACAGAGGGTTGGTCTCGCAAGAGCCCTTGTCATGGATCCTCCTCTACTACTAATGGACGAACCTTTTGGGGCACTTGACCCACTTTTGAGGATGCAACTTCAAAATGAATTTCTTACAATCAAAACAAAACTCGACAAAACAATAGTATTCGTTACTCATGATATTGAAGAAAGTTTCATTTTGGCCGATAGAATCGGGGTGATGCATGGTGGAAAGATGCTTCAGATTGGAACACCTTCAGAATTACTATTTGAACCTGAAAATGAAATTGTTTCAAAAATAATTGGAACTGAAAATAAATTCAAGGCACTTCGATTTTTAGAGGCAAAGGATGTAATGCTGCCACTTGATAAAAATTGCATGATTGAAGTGGATATTTCATGCGAAGAAGCTATCAATAAAATGATCTCTGAGAAAAATGAAGTTTGTATAATAAAAAAATCAAACTCAGACATTGCTCAAATAGCATTAATTGAACTATTAAATAGAAAAAATAAGGATGAATCTATATTTGAAGTTGGCAAAAAATTAATTACTGTTTCTCCTCATGATAGTCTTTCATCAATAATATCAATTTTAAAATCCTCAAAAGAGCCCTCTGCAGTTGTCATGGAAAGAGAAAAAGTGTTAGGAATTGTAATGATTAATTCAGTTTTAATGGAATTAGTGTAGATGGTCTTATGGTAAGTATCCTGGACACAATAGTATCGGTCTGGATTACACAGCAAATTACCTTGAGGACCATTCAGCATCTTTATATGTTTTCCATAGCATTGATCATTTCAATTTTTATAGGTGTGGCTTTAGCAATTTTAGTGTATAATAACCCCAAGATTGCAAATGCATGGTTTAATTTTTTAAATGTGATTGAGACTATACCTGAATTGGCATTGTTCATTTTTCTTTTACCGATTCTTGGACTGGGGGAGAAACCAACTATTGCTGCATGTGTCTTGTACTCAATACTTCCCATAATGAGAAACACTTACACAGGATTGGCATATGTAAGCAAGGAATATGTTGAAATTGCAACTGCGATAGGTCTTACGAAGAATGAAATACTATTGAGAATAAGGTTGCCAATGGCATTGCCCTTGATAAGCGGCGGCATTAGGATTGCAGTTGTATATATAATGGGCATTGCCACTTTAGGTGGTCTAATCGCAGCAGGGGGTCTTGGAGTTCCTTTACAAGCAGGAATATATAGGTATGATATTCCGGCCATAATAATTGCCGCTATTTGGGTCGGCTCTTTGGGGGTCCTATTCGATTTTATAGCATGGATTGTTGAAAATAGATTGGCCAGGAGGTATAATCCTTGGTAGCAATATTCCCTCTTTTAGAAGCCATATTGCAACAGCTTACCCTCGTCTTTACAGCATTATCAATAGGGATATGCATAGCAACACCCCTTGCCATTCTCTCAGTTTTTTACAGGAGAGTTTCTTACTTTGTTCTAACAACAATAAA comes from the Methanofastidiosum sp. genome and includes:
- a CDS encoding mechanosensitive ion channel — its product is MIIFSIVLAKGFSMVLRRYLRDKFDKDRLGILLKGSYYGIIILAVILALPILGINTSGLLVAGGVTGIVIGFASQSIVGNLISGLFIMAERPIKIGSQVEIDQVKGFVEDIGIMSTILRNYDGLYIRIPNEKVFTNNITNISANIARRIEYTIGIRYSDDADKAIKIISNLIEDHPFVLKRPTPDIYVDELGDNSVNIVVKAWAPVGQWYGTKKELLWKIKTDLEKEDIHVPFPQRVVWFANEKTDNNT
- a CDS encoding DUF432 domain-containing protein, coding for MYGYYKSPLNPLRISKEGIHLQIEKDGNTLRYERTSPNESIEKILLTKDCGIIINPIEAQKIHKQVSQYLLIEFEKSVFVEPKDTNNIYLTFPIDIGVFISGRKNYDLLDTFTLAKQKYTLYGDPRNGVICKYHKSPVFTSLPNNLNPLINGVMKLKLINTTDDWIEITKSVFDSHEMKVYFNVALVSMRAHMKILSEKIAETEFINSGVKRGMKKALEVFEPSKITVSQKKFTMEEGL
- a CDS encoding dihydrolipoyl dehydrogenase, encoding MKKYDVIVIGSGAGMGVASDALSSGYKVAVVDKGPLGGTCLNLGCIPSKLLIFPADRVAEIENSKKLGVEASITKIRFREIMERMRSSIAEDRNGMREGIKQAKNLDFYESTGYFVDDYTVEVDGKRIIGEKIFIAAGARPHIPDVKGLDKIEYLTNESILDLNELPKSVVVLGGGYIACEFGHFLAGMGSEVTIIQRNSRLVANEEPEISDLLLNEMSKRMKIHTNTEVIEVLQKDGLVNVIGKVKDSEKTIEVNAERILVAGGRVPNSDLLKVQNTGVETDSRGYIKVDEYLKTSKENIWAFGDVIGKYMFRHSANKEAVYAWHNSIHEKKVPMDYSAIPHAIFSYPEIASVGIGESEAKKSHKILIGYAKYNSVAKGIAMLEEETFAKAIVDKENNKILGFHIIGPYASILIQEVINVMANNMDMRAIFKGIHIHPALPELIPSTLGNLMEPED
- a CDS encoding GNAT family N-acetyltransferase, with protein sequence MIKILDTYFPGVIGRITKLHAEYYSMNWDFDLYFESKVATELSEFLNRFDKNRDGIWTAHVNDEFVGSIILDGINSDEEGARLRWFILDPNYQGRGLGNLLMEKSVLFCREKNYRRVFLWTFAGLDAARHLYEKFGFTICKEHEDDQWGKTVTEQMFELFL
- a CDS encoding glycine/betaine ABC transporter substrate-binding protein, whose protein sequence is MKNKLFLSGILILGLIIAAAGCIGQGTEKTIVIGTMPYNEEYILGHMISLLLEDAGYKTEVKEGLGGTLINYEALKRGQINVFVGYTGAFYNTVLKLPALDNWDPNVVYSEVEKGLRDQEGITVVTKLGFKNNYAISVPRTWAEERNLTKVSELEPYAPSMVLGTDIEYPTAPDGLPTFEKAYGFKFKDVKSMEPTLVYEAINNKLVDVITGYTTDKRGELFDLVVLEDDKGGLLPYDAIIITTTSFAKDEAVISILKKLEGRIDDKAMADMNYQYDIEKKESRDIARAFLISQGLIKN
- a CDS encoding betaine/proline/choline family ABC transporter ATP-binding protein (Members of the family are the ATP-binding subunit of ABC transporters for substrates such as betaine, L-proline or other amino acids, choline, carnitine, etc. The substrate specificity is best determined from the substrate-binding subunit, rather than this subunit, as it interacts with the permease subunit and not with substrate directly.) → MSSECLDSLKFEHVTKIYKESKAIDNVSFEICKGELFVILGSSGSGKTTTLRLINRLIDPDQGAIYLNGQDTKDMDPVNLRRRIGYVIQQIGLFPHMTVKENIGLIPRLEKWKDQDISNRIDELLSLVALPPDLFRSRYPNQLSGGQQQRVGLARALVMDPPLLLMDEPFGALDPLLRMQLQNEFLTIKTKLDKTIVFVTHDIEESFILADRIGVMHGGKMLQIGTPSELLFEPENEIVSKIIGTENKFKALRFLEAKDVMLPLDKNCMIEVDISCEEAINKMISEKNEVCIIKKSNSDIAQIALIELLNRKNKDESIFEVGKKLITVSPHDSLSSIISILKSSKEPSAVVMEREKVLGIVMINSVLMELV
- a CDS encoding ABC transporter permease; this encodes MVSILDTIVSVWITQQITLRTIQHLYMFSIALIISIFIGVALAILVYNNPKIANAWFNFLNVIETIPELALFIFLLPILGLGEKPTIAACVLYSILPIMRNTYTGLAYVSKEYVEIATAIGLTKNEILLRIRLPMALPLISGGIRIAVVYIMGIATLGGLIAAGGLGVPLQAGIYRYDIPAIIIAAIWVGSLGVLFDFIAWIVENRLARRYNPW